In Psychrilyobacter piezotolerans, the following are encoded in one genomic region:
- the def gene encoding peptide deformylase, translating to MIFEIRTYGDPVLRDKNKEVEKIDDDIREILDGMVETMRDISGIGLAAPQVGINLRMFVVEAEEGVVKKVINPEFIEYSKHCVDHEEGCLSVPGIHKKVKRPESLKVRYLNENGESVEEELEDLWARAFQHENDHLEGILFVDKIAPVAKRLVSKKLVNMKKETLKKLGK from the coding sequence ATGATTTTTGAGATAAGAACATATGGAGACCCGGTACTTAGGGATAAAAACAAAGAAGTGGAAAAAATTGATGATGATATCAGGGAAATATTGGATGGAATGGTAGAAACTATGAGGGATATAAGCGGGATAGGATTAGCTGCTCCCCAGGTAGGAATTAATTTGAGGATGTTTGTAGTAGAAGCAGAGGAAGGGGTAGTTAAAAAGGTAATCAACCCTGAATTTATCGAATATTCCAAACATTGTGTAGACCATGAGGAAGGATGTCTGAGTGTTCCCGGGATACATAAGAAAGTAAAGAGACCTGAAAGTTTAAAAGTGAGATATTTAAATGAAAACGGTGAAAGTGTGGAAGAGGAGTTAGAAGACCTCTGGGCTCGTGCGTTCCAGCATGAAAACGATCATCTAGAAGGAATTCTATTTGTAGATAAGATAGCACCTGTGGCTAAAAGATTAGTAAGTAAAAAATTAGTGAATATGAAAAAAGAAACATTGAAAAAATTAGGAAAATAA
- the priA gene encoding replication restart helicase PriA yields the protein MNYVLYVEGVENGFYTYWDRDKKYKVGDHVWINFRRTKKVGVILYEDKSIGHEFKISEILGQVDEQVSYSVELIDLFLWIKNYYLCNFGDIIGVSRPKDIKISYSKRIIFNKSIIPMDENEREFIDYITKKQTAAKTTMVQKFGKKLLDKFIKSQVVLENNTIKENKYLKNEENSIKYRYTRKKSHLTAEQAEVKNKILEGTKRYYLLKGITGSGKTEVYIELVKDALEREGGAIFLVPEISLTPQMVDRFKREFDEIAILHSRLTAKERAGEWKDIYSGKKRVVLGVRSAIFAPVKDLKYIIIDEEHEGTYKQDSNPRYNAKYVAIKRAEIEGAKVLLGSATPSIESYYHAAQGVFQLLELKKRYGKAIEPDMKLVDMKGEKNDFFSEDLIDHMAGRLRKDEQIMLLLNRKGYSTFVQCHECGHIETCPHCSISLSYYKKDGLYKCNYCEYTKRYSNTCSNCKEKSLKFSGKGTERVESELNELFDLPILRVDSETTKTRDSHNRIYSDFLNKKYKIMVGTQMISKGFHFPEVTLVGIINSDSILNFPDFRAGEKTFQLVSQAAGRAGRAEKKGEVIVQTYQPDNYVIQKIISNDYEGFYEEEIENRRILSYPPFSRIINIIISSKEEKGLEEYTGEFYKEIKKDTLEMYGPMAPPIYKMGGNYRCQIFIKGSRHEINRLKGKIAETVLKFKNNKYRIIVDVDPINLM from the coding sequence ATGAACTATGTATTATATGTAGAGGGAGTAGAAAATGGTTTTTACACCTATTGGGATAGAGACAAAAAATATAAGGTAGGAGATCATGTCTGGATAAATTTCAGGAGGACTAAGAAAGTCGGGGTAATCCTATATGAGGATAAATCTATCGGCCATGAGTTTAAAATAAGTGAAATTCTCGGTCAGGTAGATGAGCAGGTATCTTATTCTGTGGAATTAATAGACCTTTTTCTATGGATAAAAAATTATTATCTCTGTAATTTTGGAGATATTATAGGAGTGTCAAGGCCTAAAGACATAAAAATTTCCTATAGCAAAAGAATTATTTTCAATAAATCAATTATACCCATGGATGAAAATGAAAGGGAATTTATAGACTATATTACTAAAAAACAGACAGCTGCTAAAACTACAATGGTACAAAAATTTGGTAAAAAACTACTGGATAAGTTCATAAAATCTCAAGTTGTATTAGAAAATAATACAATTAAAGAAAATAAGTATTTAAAAAATGAAGAAAATAGTATAAAATATAGATACACTAGAAAAAAATCACACCTGACTGCGGAGCAGGCAGAGGTAAAAAATAAAATATTAGAAGGAACCAAAAGATACTATCTTTTAAAAGGGATAACTGGTTCCGGAAAAACAGAGGTATATATTGAGCTTGTAAAAGATGCATTGGAAAGGGAGGGAGGAGCTATATTTTTAGTTCCTGAGATCTCCCTTACTCCTCAAATGGTAGATAGATTTAAACGTGAGTTTGATGAAATTGCAATTTTACACAGCAGACTAACAGCAAAAGAAAGGGCTGGCGAGTGGAAAGACATCTATTCTGGTAAAAAAAGGGTTGTGTTAGGAGTGCGGTCTGCAATCTTTGCCCCTGTAAAAGATCTTAAATATATCATAATTGATGAGGAGCATGAGGGCACCTATAAGCAGGATAGTAATCCCAGATACAATGCAAAATATGTAGCCATAAAAAGAGCAGAGATAGAGGGAGCTAAGGTACTCCTAGGGTCAGCCACACCATCTATAGAATCCTATTATCATGCTGCCCAGGGAGTATTTCAATTGTTGGAATTGAAAAAAAGGTATGGGAAGGCAATTGAACCAGATATGAAATTAGTGGATATGAAGGGCGAAAAAAATGATTTTTTCAGTGAAGACCTGATAGATCATATGGCTGGAAGGCTGAGAAAAGACGAGCAGATAATGCTCCTCCTCAACAGAAAGGGGTATTCAACCTTTGTCCAATGCCATGAATGCGGGCATATAGAGACCTGCCCCCATTGCTCCATATCTCTCAGTTATTATAAAAAAGATGGTCTTTATAAGTGTAATTATTGTGAGTATACCAAAAGATATTCCAATACCTGCAGCAACTGTAAGGAAAAGTCATTGAAGTTTTCAGGGAAGGGTACAGAGAGGGTGGAATCGGAGTTAAATGAACTCTTTGATCTGCCTATTTTGCGTGTAGACTCGGAAACTACAAAAACCAGAGATTCCCACAACAGGATATATTCTGATTTTTTAAATAAAAAATATAAGATAATGGTCGGAACGCAGATGATATCCAAAGGATTTCATTTTCCCGAAGTGACCCTTGTAGGAATAATAAATTCCGACAGTATATTAAATTTTCCGGATTTTAGAGCCGGGGAAAAAACTTTCCAGCTGGTGAGTCAGGCGGCAGGCCGGGCAGGCCGGGCTGAAAAAAAAGGAGAAGTAATAGTCCAGACATACCAGCCTGATAACTATGTAATCCAAAAGATTATAAGTAATGATTATGAAGGGTTCTATGAAGAGGAAATAGAAAACAGAAGGATCTTGAGCTATCCCCCATTTTCTCGGATAATAAATATTATCATATCCTCTAAGGAAGAAAAAGGATTAGAAGAATATACCGGTGAGTTTTATAAAGAGATAAAAAAAGATACTTTGGAGATGTATGGGCCTATGGCTCCCCCAATCTATAAGATGGGCGGGAACTACAGGTGTCAGATATTTATAAAGGGAAGCCGTCATGAGATAAACAGATTAAAGGGAAAGATAGCAGAAACTGTGCTAAAATTTAAAAACAATAAATATAGAATAATAGTGGATGTAGATCCTATAAATTTAATGTAA
- a CDS encoding penicillin-binding transpeptidase domain-containing protein, with translation MENKRKIIRIMNLLIIFLIILFFLLNKVSVAAALLIIFLFGNTVRLILKKSSGMELFNQRTYLFSFVMILFFGILGLRLAQVQLMKYEKFTALAKQQSYGKYYLNGKRGKILDSTGRELAYDVDIYKVIIDPKRFYVLEEKDKIVEELKKVKPFTVKNFKTKLRDNYSKNKRYIKVINKVDEVEKNKIDEILSRYKIKSNEIYFEHSTQRKYFSYHELAPIIGFMGAFSGEEKRRLGTYGIERYYDKYLKRNKIEKNGYYTNFRNLLLPSDRKNNDFLEKDGNNVQLTIDYYIQYILDDEMQKQFEKVTPKSAVGIMMDPSSGKILAMSSYPRATNIAYLNNRAIRSQYEMGSIFKPIIMAAAYEEGVINDSTRFDNPDGYIMRYGHKIRDSDSHGIGQISPQTIMRVSSNVGMSLISEKLDSLTFERYLKKFNLYDKTGIDTFGELAPRQLPYKKWDGMKKYTMSYGQGIAITPLQMISALAATVNGGIYYEPYLVDNIKSPEGVTIKKNIPNPERRVISKETSKKIREMLKETVENGTGKNGAILGYSIGGKTGTAQISGRGGYLKQEYMSSFMGIFPAENPKYIMLIMFEKPVAENYWRKFGAWVAAPVFRNTLDRILKYKGITPENVDVLEGGDYINTLSENVDLDLLPDFKGNGVRLALMIANKYKIEIAIDGKGRVVEQSPKPGTKIEDIKKIKIKLR, from the coding sequence GTGGAAAATAAAAGAAAGATAATAAGGATTATGAACTTACTTATAATTTTTCTGATAATATTATTCTTTTTACTCAATAAAGTTAGTGTCGCAGCTGCCCTACTTATAATTTTTTTATTTGGGAATACAGTTAGATTAATATTAAAAAAATCTAGTGGTATGGAGTTATTTAATCAGAGAACATATTTATTTTCCTTTGTTATGATACTTTTTTTTGGTATTTTAGGTTTGAGGTTAGCCCAGGTTCAACTGATGAAATATGAAAAATTTACAGCCTTGGCAAAGCAGCAGAGTTATGGTAAATATTACCTCAATGGTAAGAGGGGAAAAATATTAGATTCTACAGGAAGGGAGTTAGCCTATGATGTAGATATCTATAAAGTTATAATAGACCCAAAAAGATTTTATGTGCTGGAGGAAAAAGATAAAATAGTAGAGGAGTTAAAAAAAGTAAAACCTTTTACTGTGAAAAATTTTAAAACTAAACTGAGAGATAATTACAGTAAGAATAAAAGGTATATAAAGGTAATAAATAAGGTCGATGAGGTTGAAAAAAATAAGATTGATGAGATACTGTCTAGGTATAAGATCAAATCCAATGAAATATATTTTGAGCATTCAACCCAAAGGAAATATTTTTCCTACCATGAGTTGGCACCGATAATAGGATTTATGGGAGCTTTTTCAGGGGAAGAGAAAAGAAGATTAGGGACTTACGGGATAGAAAGATACTATGATAAGTACTTAAAAAGAAACAAAATAGAAAAAAATGGATATTATACTAATTTTAGAAATTTACTCCTGCCATCTGATAGAAAAAATAATGATTTTTTAGAAAAAGACGGAAATAATGTACAGTTGACCATAGATTATTATATTCAATATATCCTGGACGATGAGATGCAGAAACAATTTGAAAAAGTGACTCCTAAATCAGCTGTTGGAATAATGATGGATCCCAGCAGTGGAAAAATATTGGCTATGTCCAGTTATCCAAGGGCCACGAATATAGCATATTTAAATAACAGGGCTATAAGATCACAGTATGAGATGGGATCGATATTTAAACCGATAATCATGGCAGCAGCATATGAGGAAGGGGTAATAAACGACAGTACGAGATTTGACAATCCAGATGGATATATCATGAGGTATGGTCATAAAATAAGAGACAGTGATTCCCACGGGATAGGACAGATAAGTCCTCAAACAATCATGAGAGTATCCAGTAATGTAGGGATGTCATTGATTTCAGAAAAACTGGACTCATTGACATTTGAAAGATATTTAAAGAAATTTAACCTATATGACAAAACAGGGATAGATACATTTGGAGAATTAGCTCCAAGACAACTTCCCTATAAAAAATGGGATGGTATGAAAAAATACACCATGTCCTATGGCCAGGGGATAGCTATAACACCCCTTCAAATGATATCTGCCTTAGCCGCTACCGTAAATGGCGGGATATATTATGAGCCTTATTTGGTAGACAATATAAAGAGTCCGGAGGGAGTAACTATTAAAAAAAATATACCCAATCCTGAAAGACGGGTTATATCCAAAGAGACTTCTAAAAAAATAAGGGAGATGCTCAAGGAGACGGTGGAAAATGGGACAGGGAAAAATGGTGCTATCTTAGGATACTCCATTGGAGGAAAAACGGGTACAGCACAGATAAGTGGCCGCGGCGGATATCTCAAGCAGGAGTATATGTCTTCATTTATGGGAATATTTCCAGCAGAGAATCCGAAATATATAATGTTGATCATGTTTGAAAAACCTGTTGCAGAAAATTATTGGAGAAAATTTGGTGCCTGGGTAGCCGCTCCGGTATTTAGAAACACCTTGGACAGGATATTGAAATACAAGGGGATCACCCCGGAAAATGTAGATGTTTTAGAGGGGGGAGACTACATAAATACCCTGTCTGAAAATGTAGATTTGGATCTACTGCCGGATTTTAAGGGGAATGGTGTGAGGTTAGCTCTGATGATAGCCAATAAATATAAGATTGAGATAGCAATTGATGGTAAGGGCCGGGTAGTGGAACAGTCTCCCAAACCGGGAACAAAGATCGAGGATATAAAAAAAATAAAGATAAAATTAAGGTAG
- the gatB gene encoding Asp-tRNA(Asn)/Glu-tRNA(Gln) amidotransferase subunit GatB produces MAIEWESVIGLEIHCQLDTKTKVWCGCSSDYDNSPENTHTCPICLGHPGALPKLNKKVLDYAIKAGFALNCDINKESKFDRKNYFYPDTPKNYQITQFDHPYAEGGHIDIKLSNGSDKRIGVTRIHIEEDAGKSIHAGEESFINFNRASMPLIEIVSEPDMRSSEEAYQYLNLVKDALKYTKISDVSMELGSLRCDANISVMHKGAKAFGTRVEVKNLNSFKGVARAIDYEIGRQIEEIENGGEINQETRLWDEEAQVTRVMRSKEEAMDYRFFPEPDLVRIVITDEQLERLQDEMPESKVAKMARFVDDYKISENDAETLSNSIELADYFEKVVISSDNPKLSCNWILTEVLRILKDNNKTIEDFSINSEELGEIIKLIDKGAISSKIAKKLFEIKLNDERSPKAIVEEEKMAQVADTSEIEKMVVEVVANNPKLVEDYKVADEGRKPRVVKGLMGQVMKASKGKANPQMVMDILIEKLS; encoded by the coding sequence TGGATGCAGCAGTGACTATGATAACTCACCAGAAAATACACATACATGTCCAATATGTTTAGGACATCCTGGAGCGTTACCAAAACTTAACAAAAAAGTATTAGACTATGCAATCAAAGCAGGATTTGCATTAAATTGCGACATAAACAAGGAGAGTAAGTTTGATAGAAAAAATTATTTCTATCCAGATACCCCTAAAAACTATCAAATAACTCAATTTGATCATCCATATGCTGAAGGCGGGCATATAGATATTAAACTATCCAATGGATCTGACAAGAGGATAGGAGTTACTAGAATTCATATAGAGGAAGATGCAGGAAAATCTATCCATGCAGGAGAAGAATCTTTTATAAACTTCAACAGAGCATCTATGCCCCTTATCGAGATCGTATCTGAACCGGATATGAGAAGTTCAGAAGAGGCGTACCAATATCTGAATTTAGTAAAGGATGCATTGAAATACACAAAGATTTCAGATGTTTCCATGGAATTAGGGTCTCTTAGATGTGATGCCAATATATCTGTAATGCATAAAGGAGCAAAAGCATTTGGTACAAGGGTAGAGGTGAAAAATCTGAATTCATTTAAGGGTGTAGCTCGTGCCATCGACTATGAGATCGGCAGACAGATAGAGGAGATAGAAAATGGCGGGGAAATCAACCAGGAAACCAGACTTTGGGATGAGGAAGCCCAGGTAACCAGAGTGATGAGAAGTAAGGAAGAAGCTATGGACTATAGATTTTTCCCTGAACCAGACCTGGTAAGAATAGTAATCACAGATGAACAGTTAGAAAGATTACAGGATGAGATGCCGGAATCTAAGGTAGCTAAGATGGCAAGATTTGTGGATGATTATAAGATCAGTGAAAATGACGCTGAGACATTATCTAATAGTATTGAATTAGCTGATTACTTTGAAAAGGTAGTGATATCTTCTGATAATCCTAAACTTAGCTGTAACTGGATCTTGACAGAGGTACTTAGAATATTAAAAGATAATAATAAAACTATTGAAGATTTTTCTATCAATTCAGAGGAATTAGGAGAGATAATAAAGTTAATAGATAAGGGAGCTATATCAAGTAAGATAGCAAAAAAATTATTTGAGATTAAATTAAATGATGAAAGATCTCCTAAGGCAATTGTAGAAGAGGAAAAGATGGCACAGGTGGCCGATACCTCTGAGATTGAAAAAATGGTAGTAGAAGTAGTGGCAAATAATCCTAAATTAGTAGAAGATTATAAGGTAGCTGACGAAGGAAGAAAGCCAAGGGTTGTAAAGGGACTTATGGGACAAGTGATGAAAGCATCTAAAGGGAAGGCAAATCCTCAGATGGTTATGGATATATTAATAGAAAAATTATCATAG